A stretch of Desulfurivibrio alkaliphilus AHT 2 DNA encodes these proteins:
- the fmt gene encoding methionyl-tRNA formyltransferase translates to MSRSRPYRIIYMGTPEFAVAPLQALLDHGEEVAAVVCQPDRPKGRGKKLSPPPTKELAEHKGIPVLQPSKIRTDEFLDEIRSYQPDLLVVAAYGRILPGPLLNLPPLGTINIHGSLLPAYRGAAPIQWAIINGEAETGVTIMQMDEGMDTGDILLQRRMPIHDDDTSGSLAARMSALGGQALVEALELLKADQLPPIKQDDTQATMAPLLCKTMADIDWKLPATKISCLIRGLDPWPLARTTLEGQILRLFKPATASEPAGAPPGTITMLQPENNLLGIATGEGCLLVEEIQREGGKRLPIGAFHRGHPLKLGQKLGT, encoded by the coding sequence GTGAGCCGGAGCCGGCCCTACCGAATCATCTACATGGGCACCCCGGAGTTTGCCGTCGCCCCCCTGCAGGCCTTGCTGGATCACGGCGAAGAGGTTGCGGCGGTGGTTTGCCAACCCGACCGGCCCAAGGGGCGGGGCAAGAAACTAAGCCCGCCGCCCACCAAGGAACTGGCCGAGCACAAGGGTATTCCGGTGCTGCAGCCCAGCAAGATCAGGACCGACGAGTTCCTGGACGAAATCAGAAGTTACCAGCCCGATCTGCTGGTGGTGGCGGCCTACGGTCGCATCCTGCCCGGGCCGCTGCTGAATCTGCCGCCCCTGGGCACCATCAATATCCACGGTTCCCTGCTGCCGGCCTACCGGGGGGCGGCCCCCATCCAGTGGGCGATCATCAACGGCGAGGCGGAAACCGGGGTGACCATCATGCAGATGGACGAGGGCATGGACACCGGCGATATTCTCCTGCAAAGGCGAATGCCCATCCATGACGACGACACCAGCGGCAGCCTGGCGGCCAGGATGTCCGCTTTAGGCGGCCAGGCCCTGGTGGAAGCCCTGGAGCTGCTCAAGGCCGACCAACTCCCCCCGATTAAACAGGACGATACACAGGCCACCATGGCCCCGCTGCTGTGCAAGACCATGGCGGATATCGACTGGAAGCTGCCGGCAACCAAAATCTCCTGCCTGATCCGCGGCCTGGACCCCTGGCCCCTGGCCCGAACCACCCTGGAAGGTCAAATCCTCCGGCTCTTCAAACCTGCCACGGCCTCGGAACCCGCCGGCGCGCCACCGGGCACCATCACCATGCTGCAACCGGAAAACAATTTGCTGGGGATCGCCACCGGTGAAGGTTGCCTGCTGGTGGAGGAAATCCAGCGGGAAGGCGGCAAACGGCTGCCCATCGGCGCCTTTCACCGCGGCCACCCCCTGAAGCTGGGCCAAAAACTAGGAACATGA